One window of bacterium genomic DNA carries:
- a CDS encoding TatD family hydrolase yields the protein MTTKFPVALIDTHAHLEDEKFADDRHEVILRAKQEGIQTIINVGSDLITSRCSIELAQRYDFIYATVGLHPHDAVQFNDNDYSSFLELTKNKKVVGIGEIGLDYYRNLSPQPVQQEVFRQFIRLARMTNLPVIVHDREAHLDILKILKEENASVVSGVLHSFSGDVDMLKEVINAGFYISISGAVTYADSLVKIIKVIPLERLLLETDCPYLTPVPYRGKRNEPVYLTHTAAKISQILGMNIQKIADITTSNAGRLFNINNG from the coding sequence ATGACTACAAAATTTCCCGTAGCCCTAATTGACACCCATGCTCATCTTGAGGATGAAAAATTTGCAGATGACCGCCATGAAGTCATCCTCCGAGCAAAACAAGAGGGAATACAGACTATTATAAATGTTGGTTCGGATTTAATCACAAGTAGATGCTCCATTGAATTAGCCCAAAGGTATGATTTCATTTATGCTACCGTCGGTCTCCATCCCCATGATGCTGTCCAATTTAATGATAATGACTATTCCTCATTCTTAGAATTAACCAAAAATAAAAAGGTAGTTGGAATTGGAGAAATTGGATTAGACTACTATCGAAACCTATCTCCTCAACCTGTTCAACAGGAGGTATTTCGTCAATTCATTAGATTAGCCAGGATGACAAATTTACCTGTTATCGTTCATGACCGCGAGGCACATTTAGATATCTTAAAAATATTAAAAGAAGAGAATGCGAGTGTCGTTAGTGGAGTGCTCCATTCCTTTTCTGGAGATGTGGATATGCTTAAAGAGGTAATTAATGCAGGATTTTACATCTCCATAAGTGGGGCGGTTACTTATGCAGATTCATTAGTTAAAATCATAAAAGTTATTCCGTTAGAGCGGTTATTGCTCGAAACAGATTGCCCTTATCTCACGCCAGTGCCTTATCGCGGTAAAAGAAATGAACCAGTATATCTCACACATACTGCCGCAAAGATTAGCCAGATTTTAGGGATGAATA